The DNA window CAAGAACGCGGTGTGTATCGATTATGTGAATCGGTGAGTAGATATCAACCAATTACAACTGCGGTGAATCCTCAAAGAGTTTACGATACAATTTGCTACGCAATGGAGTTAATTAATCATAAAATTGACGCAGGTGGTAAAGCAACGAAATTGTTTATTGATCGAGATTTAATCGCATTAGGTTTAGTCACTCAAGATGAACAAGGAAAATATGCGATCGCACCGATAGAAGACTTTGCCAACATTTAAGGCTTACCACGCCAGTAGGGTGTGTTACAGCTATACAAGGATTTTGGAACTTACGAAAGTAAATTAGCTGTAACGCACCATATTTCTCCGTGCGTTACGGCTTACGCCTAACACACGCTACGAATTTATTTCTCACTAGCCCCTAGCCTCTTATTTCTTCCCAAATAACCTATCTAAAAAGGATATATTCACAGCCAAATTAATGATTCCTTTACCAGTGCTACTATCTTTAATTTCCGCATTATTTAAAGCCACAATATAAGGTTCACCACCAATCGAAGCAATAATGGGGCCGCCAGATGAACCACCCGCAGTATCGCAGTCATGTAATAAGATACTGGACTGTTCATCTACAATACTGCAACCAGCTTGAAAACCTGCCGTCCATCCTTGTCCGGCTGTTAAACCCCAAAACTTTTCTGTTTCTGCTTGGGGATAATCACCAGAATATCCGACAAAAAAGAATTTTTTCTCATTGCGAATTAAAGTTGTAGAAGGTAACGACTTCCAACCTAGATAACCATATTTACGCCCCAGAGGTCTATCAATTTTTATTACCGCCCAATCATTAGCCGCAGCATTTTGATCTTGAAAGTGTGTACCCGCTAGATACTGCACTGCATAAGCTCTATCTTGATATCGACCATCAACTACATTTGGTAGAAAAGCAACTCTATCTGCTACATTGCCAGTTTTGGGGTCAACTACACAATGAGCATTGGTTAATACAATATCTTCATCAATTAAAGTTCCTGTACAGGTGTAAGTTTGCGAGTTCGATTCACCCACAATTCGACCAACAGTAGACCAAGGATAATTATTGCTTAACATCGGCAGGCGATCGTCTCTGCCTATAGTTCCCCTGGTTCCTTTTTTAATAGGTTTATTTGATTGTTCTAATTCTGACGGTTTAAAAGGTTTGCCATTATTTTGTAATTCTAATTGACCTACTTTTTTTAACGTCGGGGCTGTGGTTGTTGCTGGTTGTTTTTTCACCTGTGCTTCCACAGAAAACCAAACACCCAAAGTCATCAGACCAACAACACCAGAGATAAATAAAATAGATTTGTTATTCATGACATCAAACTCCTTTATTTATGAACACTAATACCATTTCTCAATGAGAATCAGCTTAAACACTTCTCTGCGTCTCTGCGTCTCTGCGTGAAACTTCCTCCTCATCGCCACTCACCCTGAACTGTAAAAGCCCCCCAATAGTACGGATAACGCCAATCGGGATTTTGCAACATAGCTATTTGCGCCGCACGTAAGGCGGCATTCGGTGACTTTTTCCCTTGCAACATTTGTTGATAAAACTCCTTCATTAGTTCTGGTGTCGCGTCATCACTCACTTGCCACAACGACAAGGCCACACTGGCGGAACCTGCATACATTAAACCTCTTGTCAACCCTACCAAGCCCTCGCCTTTGATATCTGCACCTAGACCAGTTTCACAGGCACTTAATACCACTAATTGAGCAGGTAAATTCAGGTTGAAAATATCACTCAGGCGCAAATAACCAGGAATAGATTGACCTTGCTTGTTAACTAAAGACAGCACAATTCCTGATAACTCTGGGTTGGTGGGGTCAGCAAAGCCATGTGTTGCCAAATGCACAAAGCGATATTGTGCAAGTTGTTTGCTGGTTGCCCAGTTATAGTTAGCATCGAAGTTAACAGCTAATAGGCGGCTGTCTGATGGTGCTAACGGTAAAATTGCCTCTGCTTCCTTGAGCGTACCGGGAAGCGCATCCCACCACTGACTGCGGTTGATATTGCGTGCGGCGCGTTTTAGGGCAGACTGTTCTAATTGACCACGGATGTCTAAGTCTGATGTAACTCCTGCTGGTTTACCTGTTACCCGTTCATCTTCGGCACTAAACACAGGGTTAGCCAGAACTGCTAAAGTTTTGGGTGCTAATTGCCTTTGACGCAATTTTTGCCTGTGGGTAGCAATAGCTGTCATAGAAGGCAAATTGACAATTTCATGTTTGAGGATGAGGGGTTGGTAATCTTTTTGGTTGGTGGCGGGAGTGTTGGGTGCAACTAAGGCCGCAAAGGGAATATCTTGTAATGCGCCATCGCCAACGATAACTAAGCGTTTGTCAGCTAATTTTTCAGCCACAGGTGCAAGGATAAGTTGACTGAGTTGGGTTGCTGCTTGGAAGAATTTAGCTTGTTGCCGAGAAGAGAGGCTTTGACAGTCGCGGTTTTGACAAAATAGTAAGGGTTCTTTATAGTTTTTTACGGCTTGGGCTATTTTGTCGCGCCCTGGTAGTTCGTAGCTGTTGAGAGAAGTGGGTGTGACAGCCCACAGATAACTGCGTTTTTCACCGATGGAGTATTGCAATAAGAGTGTATCTTTATCGAGTTGTTGCTGAATTTGTGGCAAGGTGAGGGGTTGGGGATATTTCAAGGCGGCATATTCTGGGTTAGTCGCCCGAATTTTGTTTGTGAGTTCTTGCTGTTGTTTGAGGATGTCTTCGATTTCTTTTTTAGTGGCGGCGATGAGTGCTGCTGGTGGTTGGGATTGACTGGCTAATTGTGATAGTTGTTTTTCTTTGGCTTCTCGTAGCAGTTGTAGACGTTTTTCCTCGGCTGCTAATTCCGGGGTAATATTTTTGCGGATATCAATATTGGCTTCGGTTAAGAGTTCAACTAAACCTCTAGCGCGGGAACGTTCGCTGATGTGCAGTGCTTGGGCGGCATAACCTTTGCTTGGTTCTTTTTTATGCAACTGCATCAGCAAGTCGGTGTAGAACTGGTAATAGTCTTGTACAGTAGCGAAGTAGGAAGTACGCAATTCTTTGCTGTCGATTTTGGTGCGTAATTCTTCAACAATTTTGACTGCTGCCGCAATTTGAGTAAGCGCGGTTTGAAGGTTGCCTTTGTCTCGTTCTACGTAAGCAATGTTATTGAGAGTAGTGGCTTCTCCTGCAAGATTGCCGACTTCACGTAATAGAGGCAGAGCTTGGTTGAAAAATGACAGTGCTTGCTGCTTTTCTCCTAAATCTGAGTAGACTAGACCAATGCCAGTGAGAGTAGTGGCTTCCCCCCCGATCGCGCCCACTGCACGATGTAGGGGCAGAGCTTGGTTGAGAAATGACAGTGCTTGCTGCTTTTCTCCTAATTCTGAGTAGACTCCACCGATGTTATTGAGAGTAGTAGCTTCCCCCGCGCGATCGCTCACCTCACGATACAGGGGCAGAGCTTGGTTGTAATATGACAGTGCTTGCTGCTTTTGTCCTAATTCTGAGTAGACTGCACCAATGTTATTGAGAGCAGTGGCTTCCCCGGAGCGATCTCTCACGGCACGTCTGAGGGGCAGAGCTTGGTTGTAATATGACAATGCCTGCTGCTTTTCTCCTAAATCTGAGTAGACTTGACCAATGTTATTGAGAGTAGTAGCTTCCCCCACGAGATCGCCTACCGCACGAATTATGGGCAGAGCTTGGTTATAAAATGACAGTGCTTTCTGCTTTTCTCCTAAATCTGAGTAGACTCGACCAATTCCCACTAGAGTTACAGCTTCATAAGATTTATCCCCTAATTTCTGCCACAGGGGTAAGGCAATTTGCCATTTTGCAATTGCCTGTCGTAAGCTTTCGACTGTACCTTGCTTGTACAACTCTGATCCTTCACTTAATGCTTGTACTGCTGCGGCGCGGGTTGCGTCTGGTTGGGTTGGTTGTTGTGCTATCTGCAACGTTTGAGTTTTTGATGTGGCGCTGACTGTATCTGATAACAGCAGCGAACTCAGCAATAAAGGTAAAAAAAGATAGTGGGGAAAAGGATTTTTCATAGTTTTTTGTATATTGGGTGTCGGTTTGCTTGAGGAACCAAACCCGACATCTTTGAGACTATGGCGTACATATAAATCTAGGTTGAGTGCATCTATCCCGCCTCGGAATCAATTCTGAGTCTCATAGCGCAAGTCCTCTGAAGAGGACTCAACCAGAAATTCATTTCAGTCCACTTGAGTGGACTTTGGCTATTAGCCTGAAACTTTAGTTCTAGGCGGGATAGGGTTTCAAACCAGGACTTACCCATCAAAATTTTCTATGGAAATTGGGTTTAGGGGTGAAAGGGGGCGGGGTATAAGGGCTAATGACAATTTTTGATTTGTCATCAGCAAGATTGCGGAAAATCTTTTGTTATTTTACTAATTTGCTTAGGTATTACTGTGGCTGTTACATTTTTTGTAACGCTTATTTTTGTATAAGTTAGGGGCTAGAGAGTATACCATTTCACTTTAAATATGATACATATCGGTAAGCAGTGCCTCGACTTACCTCGACTCCGTTCGGTACAAGTCGCTCGGCGATCGGAAGCAGAGGAGCCAGTTGCGTGGTGAGGCATTGCGTTGGGCGGCTTTGCCGACTCCCTCACTGCCGAAAGTATCTCCCGACTCGAAGCACTCTGGCGTGTGCAGAGGAAGTATATCCACATATCTTGCACCAGGCGACTGAAGTCGTGGCTACACAGACAAAACCTGCACTTCGACAAGCTCAGTGACCACCTACGCAGGTTCCAAACCCTTTATTTTACGTTAGTCCGCGTAGGCGGACTTCGTTTGTGTAGCCGCGAATTCCATTTGCCAAGGCTAGGTGCAAGATGTGAGTATCAGTAATTTTGGGAATTGGTATAGGACTGATATTTGATTTGGGAAAAAATCAGTACACTCAGATCAGTCTTCTTTCCTACTCCCGACTCCCCATTCCCTATTCCCTACCTACACAAATAAATTCAGAAATCAAACCGGATTCCTATATTAACAATTCGCTGAGTGGCCACTGAAATAATTTAAAATTTTGTATTTTTGATAAAAATTCATCCAAATGACACTCGGATGTCATCTTGAATACACATATTTATATATAATCGAAAGTCAAGTAATCAAGACTTATATCTTCAAGTGTTCTTAATTGAAATTTTAGTAAATAGGATGTGAACACTACCTTTTATACTTCTATAATTTGTGTACTAACCTATCTTTGAGGAGTCTACTACAAGAAACTGAATCATTGATAGATATTATAGTTAGCATCAACAGTAACACGGATATTATCTTTAGCTAAAAATTAAACAATTAAAATTCAGAATTAAGTCTACAAAAAACTTGCCTCGATTCGGAATCCTGCTTATAAAATGATGAAACGGTTACTGATTCGACCTGTTGGTTCATCTACATAAACAGTTATTTATCAGGAGATAGAGGTTATCTTCTGGTTTTCACTATTTGTTATTGCTCAAGATATATCGGTTTCGTAATTTTGGTATGAAAAAAGCTATGACTTTAAGTTTTAATTTTTTTAATTGGTTGCCATTATCAGTTATGTCAATTAATGAACCAAAGCAAAAATGTAGAACACATGATTACAGTCAATTTATTCCAGGTAAAGATTATGTATTTGAGTTGCTCAATTGTAGTTTAGAAGGCAGAATGACAGCCATCGGTCAAGGCATTCAGCCATTTGATTACATTCTTTTACGGTGTGATTCTGAATTATTACGATATCAAGTTGTAGAAATAGATTACTATGCCGACCCGCCAGATATGTGGATGGCTTCGCTCAAGAAATCATAGATATAGCGTTTTCCGATTGAGTGCAGTACAAGTTGATAGTGGCTAGAGGCTAGGGGCTGGAGGCTAGATATAGCGGTTCTTACTTGCTTGTAATACAGTCGGAACCCCACCCCGCATTTGCTTACGCAAACGCTCCCCTCCCCGCTTGCGGGGAGGGGTTGGGGGTGGGGTTGAAATGTACCTCATCCCACCGATAACCGCTATAAATTTACCTTATTGGGATGGAAAATTTTATGATTGGTAATTTGTAATTACAAATTACCAATTACGAGTTTAACTAAGCTTCTCCGCCTACAACGACATCTTTAATGCGGAGACTGGGGCCACCACAGCCTACAGGTAAACCGTTTTGTCCTCCTTTACCGCAGCCACCAGACTCATCCCAGTAGAAATCATCGCCAATTGCTTCAATATCAGCTAGGGTTTGGAAAACATTACCCGACAGTGTGACATCTCTGACAGGTTCGGCAATTTTACCGTTTCTAATCATCCATGCTTCCCCGGCGCTAAAGGTGAACATTTCACCATTAGTCATCCCGCCGAGCCAGTTACGGGCGTAGACTCCTTCTTTGATATCGGTAAATAAATCGGCGACTGGCGTTTTTCCTGGTTCTATCCAGGTATTAGTCATGCGGACAATGGGACTGAAGTGATAATTGAGACAACGTGCGTTACCAGTGGGGGCTTCGTCTAATTTGCCGGCGGTTTCTCGTGAGTGCAACCTTCCCACTAAAACCCCATCTTGGATAAGTTGGGTAGTGGTGGCGGGTGTACCTTCATCATCATAAAAATAACTACCACGGTGTCCGGTTGGGGCTGCACCATCAAAAATTTGTAGTTCTTCTGGCCCAAACCGCCGCCCGATGGTCATAACTTCGAGTAAGTCGGGGTTTTCGTAAGCCATATCGGCTTCGGAAAGATGACCAAAGGCTTCATGAACAAATAAACCTGTGAGGATGGGGTCAATAACTACGGTGTAGGTATTACCTTTAACTGGTGGGAGAGATAAAGCTGCAACGGCTCTTTGTGCGGCACTTTTGACTTGTTCATCTAAATTGATTAAATCTTCGTAGGCTTTGCGAGAACCTGTTGTTTCTCTTCCGGTTTGGACTGTTTCGCCGTTTCTGGCTGTGGCAGCGAAGCGCATTTCCATATCTACCCAAGATTGGTCAATGAGTGTACCTTCTGAGGTCGCAATGATGATTCTTTGGGCGCTATCACCGTAGCGAACGGAAGTTGTAGTAATTTGAGGGTCAACACTTTTTAATAGTTGAGTGTAGCGATCGCACAATTGTTTTTTCTGCGATAAGCTAATTTTACGCGGATCTGTACCCATCAAAGGTAATTGACAGACTGCTTGCACTGGGTCAATGGGGGCTAGTAGAGTTTCTTCATCACCTACCATGCGAGCAGCTGCGATCGCTTCCTCAATTCGTTCTTTAATAGTAGAAAGCTGGTTAAAACTGCTCAAACCCCAGCCACCTTTATAACAAGCGCGAATATGTCCACCAATAGAAATACCTTCACTAAGGGTTTCTACTTTGTCGCCACGCAACAAGATATCAGTCCCTTCTGCTTCCTCTAGGCGAATCATCAAATAATCTACACGGGATGAGTAGCGGGAGATGAGGTCAGCAACTAAATTTTGTGCGTCAGCAAGTGTAGTTGGCATTTGTTGGTAGTCACCACAACGAACTACATTTATTGTGCAGTATCTTGTAGGAGAGAGGGGGGAAAGTTTTTTGGTATGCGGCTTTGTTCTGGAATTGTATTGAAAAAAGACTAATTATGAATAATCTGCTGGAAAAGTAAAGTAAAATTTTAGACCATCATCTTGACATTTGAAACAATGCGATTGCGTCCGGCTTCTTTTGCTTGGTAAAGTGCCTTATCTGCATCAATAATTAAATCGAGAGCTGACGCACCCCAAGTTGGCACTACAGTTGCTACGCCTAAGCTTAAAGTCACGTACTGATTCACTAAAGAACCATCATGAATAATTTGTAAATTTCTGATTTCTGATTGAATTAAATGAGCAATATGAACAGCACCAGCCGCATGGGTATTGGGCATAATGACGGCAAATTCTTCGCCGCCATAACGAGCCACTAAATCTTGATATTTTTGAACTGTTGAGTTTAAGGCATTACCGACTTTTTTTAAACAAACATCTCCCATCGGATGACCATATTGGTCGTTATATAATTTAAAAAAGTCAATGTCACAAAGAATCAGCGATAAAGGTAAAGCTTGCTGGGCTAAATTAATCCACTGGGTATTGAGATAATCATCAAAGCGACGACGATTAGCCAAGCCAGTTAAACTATCTTCGTTTGCTAGTTCTTGCAAGGCTTTATTAGCTGCTTCTAATTGTTTATAAACTTGTGCTTGTTTGAGTAATTGGCGCAACTGCCGACGTAAGACTGTTAGTTGAATTGGTTTTGTAATAAAGTTGATTGCACCTACATCAAAAGCACGATTAATAGAATCTTCGTCATCTAAATTCGTAATCATGACTATTGGCGTATGTTTCCAAAGTTTAGAAATCAAGAGTTCATGTATTTCCAACTCTGAATTAAACTTTGTCATTGCTGATTTTAAATTATCTCTGTTAATTTGTAATAATTCCTGACAACAGGTAAAACCATCCATTACAGGCATGATAGCATCTAGCAAAATGATATCGGGCTTCACAGTTTCATAAGCATCTAAACACTGTTTACCATTAGCAACTTCAACTACTTGGTAGCCTTCATTTTCCATAATTCGCCGCAATGTCATACGGATGACGGGATCATCATCAGCTACGAGAATGACGGGAGACTTTTTGGTAAGAGAAAGTGAACTAATACTTTTCATGAGCCGAGTTCTACAAGTTGTGTTTATCTAGTATGGCTGTGTGGGGTTGCGTCTGGCAAAAAATGACAACTGAAGAAAATATGAACAGTTGGCAATACGGTTAAAGGTGTTTAAATTATTCCCAAAATACACAACAAACTTGATATGGGATGATGGGAGTTTTGCGGAATTTAAGCAATAGGGAGGACAATTTCAAACACTGTTTCTGTGTTTGGCTGAGAACGCACAGTTAAAGTACCGTTATGTTGTTGAATGATTGAATAACTCACAGATAATCCCAAACCTTTTCCTTGTCCCACGGATTTGGTTGTAAAAAAGGGTTCAAAAATCCGGTTGTGGAGACTCTCAGGGATGAAACTGTGTGTATTTGCGATCGCAATTTTTAACTTTGCATTTTCAATTACTTCAGTAAAAATACGAATTTGGGGTTGTTCACTGTTTTGGGGATGCGCTCGAATTGCATCAATCGCATTGTTAATAATATTCAGAAAGACTTGATTTAATTGACTGGGATAGCAAGTTACTAAAGGTAGATTGCCATAGTTCTTAATCACCTGTATTTCGGGGGAATTTGCGGATTTTTGTAAGCGATGCTGCACAAGTAATAATGTGCTTTCAATTCCACTGTGTAAGTCTACAGCCTTAATTTCTGCCTCATCTAGCCGCGAAAAGTTACGTAAACTCAAAACAATTTGACTAATGCGATCGCTCCCTGCTTTCATAGATTCTAAGGTTTGATTAGCATCTGCTAACAAAAAATCAAGCTCAATTTCTTTTTCCATAGCTTGAATAGCAGAATTAGGTTGGGGATATTCCTGCTGATAAAGTTTCAGCAACCGCATCATATCTTGAATGTAATTTTTTGTATGATTAAGATTGCCCTGAATAAAAGTTACTGGATTGTTAATTTCATGAGCAATTCCCGCTACCATTTGCCCAAGAGATGACATTTTTTCGCTATGAATTAATTGTGCTTGAGTTTGTTGTAATTGGGTTAAAGTTTGTTCTAAATCTTCAGCTTTTTGTTTGAGGGCTTGAGTCTTACGGTCTACTTCTACTTCTAAGGTATAAGCATAGTTTTCTGCTTGTTGATATAAACGAGCATTTTCTACAGAAATAGCTGCTTGGCTGGTGAGCAGTTGTAGAATTTCAATGCGATCGCTTGTAAAAGCTCCGATAGTTAAGTTATTTTCTAAATACAAAATCCCGACAAGTTTGCCTTGACGACTAATGGGAGTACATAAAACTGATTTAGGCTGATGAGTAATGATATATTTATCTTTGGCAAATTGTAGTGAATCACTCAGGTTTTCAAATACAGTCGTTTGTTGAGTGCGTGCTACGGCATAAATCAAACTATGGGGAATATTTTGGGATTCTTCTAAAGGAACTTCTAAAGTTGTTACTTGCTCAGTATTGGCTTTAGCTACTACTACTAATTGTTCATTTTGCAGCAAAAATAAATAACCAACTTGTGCGCCTGCATTAGCTATAGCAATCTGCATTAAAGTTGCCAATAATTTTTCTAATTCAATTTCTTGTGAAATAGCTTGTGCAGCTTTCATAACTGCTGGTAAATCTAACCAAAAGTCTTTACCAGTAGTCTTACTAGAGATATGTTGAGTTATACTTGCTTCAGAGTTAATGCCTTGTTTTGTAGGTTTGATAATAGCTGCAAGTAGTTGGGGATATTGTTGTTCTAAATGAGTGATTTTGGCTGCTGCACCCCAAAGAGCATAGCAGTGATAAGCTTGTTCTATATAGACTTGAGCCAGTTTTACTTTACCCCAGTTCAGATAAAATTTGGCTGTTAGTTCATTAGCTAAGGCTTCTTCTTGAATGTAACCATTAGCTTTAGCTCCAGAAATGGCGCGATCATAGTATTCTATAGCCTCATAGTTTTTTCCTAATACTCGATGAATTTCTGCTTCTACTAAATGAAACTTATGCAGGTAATTCATCGGAGCATGTTCCGCCCATTTTTTCAGTAACTGTTGATTATTGATAACCTTATCAAAATCAACAGTTTTAATCTCTGCATCGGGACTAGAATATAATGATAGTAAACTCAAAGATTGATAGAAATTCTTCAAAGGCAGAACCAATAATCCTGCTACACCTTGCTCATATTCTTCAAATTTATTCGCATACTCTTCTGCACGTTTAGGTTCATTAAATAAATACAACAGTAAAAGTTTGGCTAAATAAACATAGCAAATTCCACATACATTACAACTTTGAATTAAAGATGGGAGAGTTACAAGTTCATTGAAACTAGAACCAATGAGCATTGTAGGATTTTCCGCTTTACCCCGCAGATTATTGACTGTTTGTCGCCATGTATTTACCCAAATTACAGAGGCTTCTTGTTTAATTTCCTGAACTAGCTGGCAGTATTTCTCTGCTTCAGCTTCAGTAATTTCGAGATTTTCTCCTGTCCAAAATAAAAATTGACAATAGCTATTAGCGCAATAACCAACATATTCTAAATCGCCATGTTCTAACCCACTAGTTAGACCAGATAAAAATACTGGGAGTACAGAACGAATAGAATCTTGCCAATGTTTAATAAATAAGGCAAAAGTAAAATTAACTTTACTAGTTAATTCTTTAGCTTGTAATTTTTCTAAAACAATAGTTGCCAGTTTACCAAATTCATAGCCGCGTGCTATTTCTCCTGTAGCACATAAAAATAAGCCATAAAGACTATAGGCGATCGCAGCTTGAGGAGAGTTACCATATTGAATGCAGATTTTCACCATTGTGAATATTTTTAAAGGTAACAATTCTGGTTTAGCTAAATATACCGATGCAAATAAACCCGCCAGAATTCGCATTGCTGCTGATTGATATAATTCATTTAGCAGTGGTAAATCAGCTAGGGTTGCTATTGGGCGATCGCCTAAAATAATTTTGAGTTTTTGATGTTGATTGTTCATAGTTTCAACATCACATTGTTCTGGGAAATCTATACCCAGTAAATTCAAAGCTTCTCTACCTGTATCTATTGCATCTAGAAGTTGATTTTGGGATGTGTATGATTGAATTTGAATTTCATAGACCTTGATTTTGTCTAATGAGTGACGAGCCGATAATAGGGTTTGGTCAATTAAATATTTTGATTTGGCAAAATTAGTATTTAAATATTCTGCTTCTGCTAAAGATTCATACAGTTTCAAAGTCAACTCATACTGACTTTGCCAGCTATCTGGATTTAGAAGTGCAACACCAGTGTTTAAATAACTGACAGATGCGGAGTAAGCTGTAGCAGCTTTCGCTTTATTCCCAGCTTGCAAATTTAACTGTGCTAACTGTTCTTTTTGGTGAATATCTTGAATTAATGCTATCCCAATATTTAGCTGATTTACAATATCAAATATCCGGTTTTCTAATTCTGGTACTGCTAAATTACTCAAAAGTAATTGACCAATATTGAGGTGAGTAGCTTGTTTTTGTGATTCAGGAATGAGGGAATAAGCAGCTTGTTGGACGCGATCATGTAGAAAGCGGTAAACGACCTTTTCGATATTGCCAATATTTTTTTCAGCTACATCATAATTAAGATAGAATTTGTACATTTGGCTATGTGGCAGAATCAATCCTTCTTGTAAAGCTTTCCATAAAGCTGTTGCTGTATTGTCTGGTGATTGTTGATAAATAATCGCTAAAGTTGTTAAATCAAAAGAATTACCAATACAAGCGGCTAACTTGAGTACTTCTTGGGTTTCACTAGGTAATTTCTGTAACTGAGTCGCCATAAATTCTACGACATCATCAGTTAGAGATAAGGTATTGATTTGGGCAATATCACATTCCCAATAGCCTTGTTGACGATTAAATATAATCTTGCCGGTTTCGTGTAATGCTTTGAGAAACTGGGTAATGAAAAATGGATTTCCTTGAGTTTTGCGAGTAATTAATTCTGTCAGAGGGTGCGTTCGCTCGGTTGTACAATGCAATGTATCGGCAACTAATTGATTCATATCACCGAAAGCAAGGGGCGACAGAATAATTGTATTCACAGTTTTTTGAGCTTTCTTCAGTTCATCTACCATCAACATAAATGGATGTGTAGGTGAAACTTCATTGTCTCGATAAGCTCCCAATAAAAGTAAATAACTGTTATCCTGCATCAGCAGGTTAATCAATTGTAAGGAAGCGGAATCTGACCACTGTAAATCATCGAGAAAAATAACTAATGGATGTGCTTTGCTTGTAAAGACAGCAATAAAATTTGAAAATAATAAATTAAAGCGATTTTGTGCCGCATTTCCTGACACTTCTGGCACAGTAGGTTGTTTACCAATAATTAATTCTAGTTCAGGAATTACCTCAATTAACACTTGTCCATTATCACCTAACGCCGCCAAAATTTTAGTTTTCCAAGTTTGCAACTGTGCCTCAGTTTCTGACAACAAATGTCCCATTAAATCCCGGAATGCTTGTACAAATGCTGATAGGGGAATGTTCCGGTTAAATTGGTCAAATTTACCTTTAATAAAATATCCTTGCTGACGAGTAATTGATTTGTGGATTTCATTGACGACAGCAGTTTTACCAATTCCCGAAAACCCAGCCACCAACATCATTTCGGAACTACCATTAGTGACGCGCTCAAAAGCTTGTAATAGGATGCTGACTTCAGATTCTCGGCCATAAAGTTTTTCAGGAATCAAGAAGCGATCGCAAGTATCCCGCTTTCCTATGGCAAAATTTCTAATTTCGCCTGTCTCTTGGAGTTGAGCTAAACAAATTTCTAAATCATATCTTAATCCCAAAGCACTTTGATATCTATCTTCGGCATTTTTCGCCATTAATTTCAGCACAATATCTGAAATTATCTGTGGGATTTCTTTATTGTTCCCTATTGCTGTTG is part of the Aulosira sp. FACHB-615 genome and encodes:
- a CDS encoding ATP-binding sensor histidine kinase: MRSVEMAASATPVIPGYQISSQLYAGSKTQVYRAIREKENLPVVIKLLTSESPNFNELLQFRNQYTISKNLNIPGIIRPLGLEAYNNGYILVMEDAGEISLKEYVENTPLSLVDFLAIAIQLTQILQDLHQNRVIHKDIKPVNILIHPQTQKVRLIDFSIASLLPKETQEIKSPNILEGTLAYISPEQTGRMNRGIDYRSDFYSLGVTFYELLTGELPFISADPMELVHCHLAKMPTAIGNNKEIPQIISDIVLKLMAKNAEDRYQSALGLRYDLEICLAQLQETGEIRNFAIGKRDTCDRFLIPEKLYGRESEVSILLQAFERVTNGSSEMMLVAGFSGIGKTAVVNEIHKSITRQQGYFIKGKFDQFNRNIPLSAFVQAFRDLMGHLLSETEAQLQTWKTKILAALGDNGQVLIEVIPELELIIGKQPTVPEVSGNAAQNRFNLLFSNFIAVFTSKAHPLVIFLDDLQWSDSASLQLINLLMQDNSYLLLLGAYRDNEVSPTHPFMLMVDELKKAQKTVNTIILSPLAFGDMNQLVADTLHCTTERTHPLTELITRKTQGNPFFITQFLKALHETGKIIFNRQQGYWECDIAQINTLSLTDDVVEFMATQLQKLPSETQEVLKLAACIGNSFDLTTLAIIYQQSPDNTATALWKALQEGLILPHSQMYKFYLNYDVAEKNIGNIEKVVYRFLHDRVQQAAYSLIPESQKQATHLNIGQLLLSNLAVPELENRIFDIVNQLNIGIALIQDIHQKEQLAQLNLQAGNKAKAATAYSASVSYLNTGVALLNPDSWQSQYELTLKLYESLAEAEYLNTNFAKSKYLIDQTLLSARHSLDKIKVYEIQIQSYTSQNQLLDAIDTGREALNLLGIDFPEQCDVETMNNQHQKLKIILGDRPIATLADLPLLNELYQSAAMRILAGLFASVYLAKPELLPLKIFTMVKICIQYGNSPQAAIAYSLYGLFLCATGEIARGYEFGKLATIVLEKLQAKELTSKVNFTFALFIKHWQDSIRSVLPVFLSGLTSGLEHGDLEYVGYCANSYCQFLFWTGENLEITEAEAEKYCQLVQEIKQEASVIWVNTWRQTVNNLRGKAENPTMLIGSSFNELVTLPSLIQSCNVCGICYVYLAKLLLLYLFNEPKRAEEYANKFEEYEQGVAGLLVLPLKNFYQSLSLLSLYSSPDAEIKTVDFDKVINNQQLLKKWAEHAPMNYLHKFHLVEAEIHRVLGKNYEAIEYYDRAISGAKANGYIQEEALANELTAKFYLNWGKVKLAQVYIEQAYHCYALWGAAAKITHLEQQYPQLLAAIIKPTKQGINSEASITQHISSKTTGKDFWLDLPAVMKAAQAISQEIELEKLLATLMQIAIANAGAQVGYLFLLQNEQLVVVAKANTEQVTTLEVPLEESQNIPHSLIYAVARTQQTTVFENLSDSLQFAKDKYIITHQPKSVLCTPISRQGKLVGILYLENNLTIGAFTSDRIEILQLLTSQAAISVENARLYQQAENYAYTLEVEVDRKTQALKQKAEDLEQTLTQLQQTQAQLIHSEKMSSLGQMVAGIAHEINNPVTFIQGNLNHTKNYIQDMMRLLKLYQQEYPQPNSAIQAMEKEIELDFLLADANQTLESMKAGSDRISQIVLSLRNFSRLDEAEIKAVDLHSGIESTLLLVQHRLQKSANSPEIQVIKNYGNLPLVTCYPSQLNQVFLNIINNAIDAIRAHPQNSEQPQIRIFTEVIENAKLKIAIANTHSFIPESLHNRIFEPFFTTKSVGQGKGLGLSVSYSIIQQHNGTLTVRSQPNTETVFEIVLPIA